From Campylobacter pinnipediorum subsp. caledonicus:
TTAATATATTTTGTATATTTATAATTTTATATTTTATATTTAAGTCTGAGCATAATTTTATGCCATCTTTTAAATTTTCATCATTAGAAAAATAAGTAGGCAATAAAAATGCATTTACATTTTCTGGATTTGATATCTTACAAAGTTTGGCTACCACTGCTGAATCTATACCACCGCTAATACCAACAACAAAACCTTTGCAGGTTGATTTTTCTAAATATTTACTAAGAAATTTAACTAAAGTATTTTGAACTTGCTTGTAATCTTTTTTATCCATAAAAATATATCTTTCTATTTTTAATACCTAAACTAGAAAATAATTTGTAATTATACTAACTTATTTATAAAAGTTTCTTTTAAAAGATAAATTGATATAATAATTATCAATATTTATTTATACCAAAGGATTACATGGTAGTTTTTCTTAAGCAATTTGGCCCATATCAAACAAATTGTTATATATTAAAAGACAATAATAAGGAAATTATAATAGATCCTGGTGAAGGTTCTTATAGCTGGGTTATGGATAACGTCAAAGATCCTCGTGCTATACTATTAACACATGGTCATTTTGATCATATTTATGATGCAACTGTTTTAAAAAGAGAGCTTAAAATACCTATTTTTATACACAAATTAGATGCATTTATGCTAAGAAGCGATAAAGATTTTTGTGGATATGAGTGTTGTGAAGCTGATTTTATGATAGATGAAGGCGAATATAATTTTGGAGGCTTTAAGTTTAAATTTCTACATTTTCCAGGCCATACACCAGGATGTTGCATGATACAGATAGAAAATTTAATGTTTAGCGGAGATTTTTTATTTAAAGAAAGTGTTGGTAGATGGGATTTTGAATACTCAAGTAGAAGCGATATGCTAAAAAGTCTGATAAAAAGCAAAAATTTGCAAGGAAATTTTAATATGTATCCTGGTCATGGGTCAGCAACAACATGGGAAAAAGAGAAAGAAAATATAGATGTTTATATAAGATATGTTCAAAAAAGCTAAAAACTTTGAAAATGTCTTGACAAATACAAAAAAAAATAATATAATCACAACTTCAATTTTATTATTGGGGTATCGCCAAGCGGTAAGGCAACTGGTTTTGGTCCAGTCATTCAGAGGTTCGAATCCTCTTACCCCATCCACCTCATATCGCGGAGTAGAGCAGTGGTAGCTCGTCGGGCTCATAACCCGAAGGTCGGCAGTTCAAATCTGTCCTCCGCAACCAAATACCGATTTTATCGTATCAAACTAGCACTTTTTTAAATACTTAATTATTTCTTAAAGCTTTTTCAATTAAAATTAATACTTTTTATTATCTTTTAAATAACTGAATTAATTAAATTTTCTATTGTTTCACTTGATTTTTCAATTTTATTAGTTATATATCTTTGCGTTGTTGTTATATTTGTATGTCCTAATGTAAAAGATACCTGTTCTATTGGTAATTTTAAATGATTAATTGAATAACTTGCAACTAAATGTCTTATATCATGAAGCCTAATTTTGGGTAAATTATTGCTTTTAAGTAATGTTTTCCAGCTTCTTCGCAAATCCTGATATTTATTATTTGTATTTGGATTAATAAAAACATAACTATCAAGCTTATTATTTTTCTTAGCTTCAATGTATCTTTTATATAATCTATTGTATAAATCTTCACTCATTTTATATATCATATCTTTTTTAGCTTTGTTTATCTTATAAGGTATTGTATATGTTTTATTTTTTAAATTTACATCATCCCATTTTAAAGATAAAACTTCGTTCTTCCTTCTTCCATGTAAAAGAAAAAAGAATATATCGCAAGTTTCATTATTATTTAATACAATAGCTTTTATTATCTTCTTTTGTGTTGATATACTATAGTCAAAATATATTTTATTGTCAAATTTTGGAAGCTCTACAAAGTCGCAAGGATTTTTCTCAATTAATTCCATTTTGATAGCAAATTTAAAAATAACTCTTAATTTAACAAGTATGTTTTTAATAGTTTTAATCTTATATTCTTGTTTAATCAATGAATTACAAAATAATTGTATATCTATAAATTTTATATCTCTTACATCTCTTAAGCCTAAATCATTGCGGAAATGTTTATTATATGTAGCTACATCACTTCTTAAAGTTGAATAGCTTAATATGCACTCATAAAAACTTACATAAGTATCAAATAATTTATTAAAATTCATAACTTCTTAAATCTCTTATAATAAAGTCTTCAATCAAAGGATTATTTAAATCGTGTTTTTTATCATTATTTGATACAAAGCTCATATCTCTATCGATTAATAAATTCTCTGTATATGCTAAATGCTGTAAATTACAATTTTCTTTGTCTAAACTTTCATAATATGATATTAACTCAAAATCTTTTTTTCTACTTAAAGGCTTGTTTTTATTATAGTTTGCTAAATATCTCTTTCTTTGGGCTTGTCTTGATAAGTGATTTATTGTTACATCTACTGAATCTGGTAATTTAATTCTTAAATTCTCTTTTTTCTTTTCTTGTTTTTCAAAGTCATAAGAGTTTATAAGATTATCTTTTATATAATGCTCGAGTCTTCCATTTAGATAGATAAGCT
This genomic window contains:
- a CDS encoding MBL fold metallo-hydrolase, with the protein product MVVFLKQFGPYQTNCYILKDNNKEIIIDPGEGSYSWVMDNVKDPRAILLTHGHFDHIYDATVLKRELKIPIFIHKLDAFMLRSDKDFCGYECCEADFMIDEGEYNFGGFKFKFLHFPGHTPGCCMIQIENLMFSGDFLFKESVGRWDFEYSSRSDMLKSLIKSKNLQGNFNMYPGHGSATTWEKEKENIDVYIRYVQKS
- a CDS encoding tyrosine-type recombinase/integrase; amino-acid sequence: MNFNKLFDTYVSFYECILSYSTLRSDVATYNKHFRNDLGLRDVRDIKFIDIQLFCNSLIKQEYKIKTIKNILVKLRVIFKFAIKMELIEKNPCDFVELPKFDNKIYFDYSISTQKKIIKAIVLNNNETCDIFFFLLHGRRKNEVLSLKWDDVNLKNKTYTIPYKINKAKKDMIYKMSEDLYNRLYKRYIEAKKNNKLDSYVFINPNTNNKYQDLRRSWKTLLKSNNLPKIRLHDIRHLVASYSINHLKLPIEQVSFTLGHTNITTTQRYITNKIEKSSETIENLINSVI